In Gemmata obscuriglobus, a single genomic region encodes these proteins:
- a CDS encoding GDP-mannose 4,6-dehydratase, translating to MRILITGITGFVGGHLVEHLMSLGGHELFGVSRRAEWPEGLSHLSPHARLYAVDLCDGAGTERVVRECRPDWVCHLAGYANTGGSFRDPERAWRENLTATRCLYDAVAGSGLKPRILFVSTGLIYGEPDEPDGVCDESTTLKPASPYASSKAAADLISYQYTRSAGLDIVRVRLFNQIGPRQSADFAVPNFARQIAAAEVGKQAPEVNVGDLSARRDVADVRDIVAAFPLLLEKGQCGEAYNAARGESFLIQSLLDRLVAMSRVPIQVNQKIEPGRKADTAVARADAAKLRTATGWAPQVTLDQSLAGVLNYWRSLSSA from the coding sequence ATGCGAATTCTCATCACCGGCATTACCGGGTTCGTCGGCGGGCATCTGGTGGAGCACCTGATGTCGTTAGGCGGGCACGAACTGTTCGGGGTGAGCCGTCGCGCGGAGTGGCCCGAAGGCCTGTCGCACCTCTCGCCGCACGCGCGGCTGTACGCGGTCGATTTGTGCGACGGTGCGGGGACGGAACGCGTCGTGCGCGAGTGCCGCCCGGACTGGGTGTGCCACCTCGCCGGGTACGCCAACACCGGCGGTTCGTTCCGCGACCCCGAGCGGGCGTGGCGCGAGAACCTCACGGCCACCCGTTGCCTGTACGACGCCGTGGCCGGTTCCGGCCTGAAGCCGCGCATCCTGTTCGTGTCCACCGGCCTGATCTACGGTGAGCCCGACGAGCCGGACGGCGTGTGCGACGAATCGACCACCCTCAAACCGGCCAGCCCGTACGCCTCAAGCAAGGCGGCCGCTGACCTCATCAGCTACCAGTACACCCGCAGCGCCGGGCTCGATATTGTGCGGGTGCGGCTGTTCAACCAGATCGGGCCGCGCCAGAGTGCCGACTTCGCGGTGCCCAACTTCGCTCGCCAAATTGCCGCCGCCGAGGTCGGGAAGCAGGCCCCGGAAGTCAACGTCGGTGACCTCTCGGCACGCCGCGACGTGGCCGACGTGCGCGACATCGTGGCCGCCTTCCCGCTGCTTCTGGAAAAAGGGCAGTGCGGTGAGGCGTACAACGCCGCGCGGGGCGAGTCGTTTCTGATCCAGAGCCTTCTGGACAGGTTGGTGGCGATGTCGCGGGTGCCGATCCAGGTGAATCAGAAGATCGAGCCCGGGCGCAAAGCCGATACCGCTGTGGCCCGCGCGGACGCAGCCAAGCTCCGTACCGCAACCGGCTGGGCGCCACAGGTCACACTCGATCAGTCGCTCGCGGGCGTGCTTAACTATTGGCGGTCCCTGTCTTCCGCCTAA
- the greA gene encoding transcription elongation factor GreA, with protein sequence MTDDRIPMTREGYDKLKVELDRLRGAEMIEITKRVAAARDLGDLSENAEYHAAREDQGILQARIDALSDRLSRAVIVDTSNLPKDTVAFGSKVRVLDVDVDEEETFELVSPGQENPDKGRILTGSPIGQGLIGRKKGDTVEIQVPSGTIKFKILEISSANI encoded by the coding sequence ATGACCGACGACCGCATCCCCATGACGCGGGAAGGCTACGATAAACTCAAGGTCGAACTGGACCGGCTCCGCGGGGCGGAGATGATTGAGATCACCAAGCGGGTGGCCGCGGCGCGCGATCTGGGCGACCTGAGCGAGAACGCGGAGTACCACGCGGCCCGCGAGGACCAAGGGATACTTCAAGCCCGCATTGACGCCTTGTCGGACCGGTTGTCGCGCGCGGTGATCGTTGACACGAGCAACCTTCCGAAAGATACGGTTGCGTTCGGGAGCAAGGTGCGCGTGCTCGACGTGGATGTCGACGAAGAAGAGACGTTCGAACTCGTCAGCCCCGGCCAGGAGAACCCGGACAAAGGGCGCATTCTCACCGGCAGCCCGATCGGGCAGGGGCTGATCGGCCGCAAGAAGGGCGACACCGTTGAGATTCAAGTGCCGAGCGGTACGATCAAGTTCAAGATTTTGGAAATCTCGTCCGCGAACATTTAA
- the gmd gene encoding GDP-mannose 4,6-dehydratase — MKRALITGITGQDGSYLAELLLEKGYEVHGVVRRSSTEPFERIEHLAGKVHLHQADLLDQLSLIDVLKVANPHEVYNLAAMSFVPTSWKQPVLTGEYTATGVTRMLEAIKLVGRDTIRFYQASSSEMFGKVQAVPQTETTPFYPRSPYGVAKLYGHWITINYRESYNMYCCSGILFNHESERRGKEFVTRKVTDGVARIKLGLATELRLGNLDAKRDWGFAGDYVRAMWLMLQQDQPDDFVIATNKTHTVQRLVEVAFEAAGLDWRKYVTIDQSLVRPAEVDLLIGDPEKAEKKLGWKPEVTFEQLVERMVKADLARLQGKPLPDFKARGI; from the coding sequence ATGAAGCGGGCACTCATCACCGGCATCACCGGTCAGGACGGCAGCTACCTCGCAGAGCTATTGCTCGAGAAAGGCTACGAAGTTCACGGCGTGGTGCGGCGGTCCAGTACCGAGCCGTTTGAGCGCATCGAGCACCTCGCAGGCAAAGTTCACCTCCACCAGGCCGACCTGCTTGATCAACTGTCGCTCATCGACGTTCTTAAGGTGGCAAACCCGCACGAGGTCTATAACCTCGCGGCTATGAGCTTCGTGCCAACGAGTTGGAAACAACCGGTACTTACGGGCGAGTACACTGCCACCGGCGTAACCCGGATGTTGGAAGCAATCAAACTGGTGGGCCGGGACACGATCCGGTTCTACCAGGCGTCCAGCAGCGAGATGTTCGGGAAGGTGCAAGCCGTCCCGCAGACCGAAACGACGCCGTTCTACCCTCGCAGCCCCTACGGCGTGGCCAAGTTGTACGGCCACTGGATCACGATCAATTATCGCGAATCGTACAACATGTACTGCTGCTCCGGTATCCTCTTTAACCACGAGAGCGAACGCCGTGGCAAAGAGTTCGTGACCCGTAAAGTGACCGACGGGGTGGCCCGGATCAAGCTCGGGCTGGCGACCGAACTCCGCCTGGGCAACCTGGACGCCAAGCGCGACTGGGGTTTCGCCGGGGACTACGTTCGCGCCATGTGGCTGATGCTCCAGCAGGACCAGCCGGACGACTTCGTCATTGCGACGAACAAGACGCACACCGTGCAGCGTCTGGTTGAGGTCGCGTTCGAAGCGGCCGGGCTGGACTGGAGGAAGTACGTCACCATCGATCAGTCGCTGGTGCGCCCGGCCGAGGTGGATCTGCTCATCGGCGACCCCGAGAAGGCGGAGAAAAAGCTGGGCTGGAAGCCCGAGGTGACGTTCGAGCAACTGGTCGAGCGGATGGTCAAGGCCGACCTCGCCCGGCTGCAGGGGAAGCCGCTCCCGGATTTTAAAGCCCGCGGTATCTGA
- a CDS encoding FHA domain-containing protein, which translates to MSDPRLQSLHLEGQLRRDTFRSARDRLQAACGAHTLAGDVRPSGDKGLVASSAAAFDGTPPTPLVLGRFTFFLKDGSNVYTLRVGMNSIGRLPDNDVVVNDECVSRRHCAIVVHSDLRCELHDVASKNGTILNGRRIPQPTKLQSGDQITLCNRRLTFHITEVAGDAR; encoded by the coding sequence ATGTCCGACCCCCGGCTTCAAAGTTTGCACCTCGAAGGGCAACTCAGGCGGGACACGTTCCGTTCTGCTCGCGATCGCCTTCAAGCGGCGTGTGGCGCTCACACGCTGGCCGGGGACGTTCGGCCGTCCGGGGACAAGGGCTTGGTTGCTTCGTCAGCAGCCGCGTTTGACGGGACTCCACCAACTCCGCTTGTCCTCGGCCGGTTCACATTTTTCCTCAAAGATGGAAGTAACGTTTACACACTTCGCGTGGGGATGAACAGCATCGGCCGGCTCCCCGACAACGATGTCGTTGTGAACGACGAGTGCGTGTCGCGGCGCCATTGCGCGATCGTGGTTCATTCCGATTTGCGGTGCGAACTGCACGATGTCGCGTCAAAGAACGGCACTATCCTGAACGGTCGACGTATCCCCCAACCCACCAAACTTCAGTCCGGTGACCAGATCACGCTCTGCAACCGGCGGCTCACCTTTCACATAACGGAAGTCGCTGGCGATGCGAGGTGA
- a CDS encoding transposase: MFLELTVGEYRATCACCKTFRSQIEGIEPRAEYTNRVREAVIDRLLEDGMSAHRLQQALRRDFLLDLSDGFLSDCLDWKVRQTDMPGYRQWTLDNFSGTLCIDELHLGHRTLLLATDPIGDFPVAFAVVSANDQAHMRGFLNNLRNHGFLPQVVVTDGSNLYPTVLADLWPHARHQLCVFHVLKDINTHVFDALRRLRRALARKGGRKRRRGRPSKAQKQARARRGKTKTEQGHFVWKHRHLIVTRPEHLDGRQRRWLSQMFGYLPALRALRAFALRIYRLFDPEQSPHQARCRRAALVRDAQYQSDPDLSSALELLSAEKFDKMMAFLHSPHARRVRTNNHVERTNRRLRYLEKVRYKWRRRRTIVRFIVLALDRWHQQRLTQKQTAVTPDTQSKGVETRKPAS; the protein is encoded by the coding sequence GTGTTCCTCGAGTTGACCGTTGGAGAATACCGCGCCACCTGTGCCTGTTGCAAGACCTTCCGCTCTCAGATCGAAGGGATCGAACCTCGAGCCGAGTACACCAACCGCGTTCGCGAGGCCGTCATCGACCGACTCCTCGAGGACGGCATGAGCGCCCATCGGCTCCAACAGGCGTTGCGTCGGGACTTCCTCCTGGATCTGTCCGACGGGTTCCTCTCGGACTGCCTGGACTGGAAGGTGCGCCAGACCGACATGCCCGGGTACCGCCAGTGGACGCTTGACAACTTCTCGGGCACCCTGTGCATCGACGAGCTGCACTTGGGCCACCGCACGCTCCTGTTGGCCACCGACCCGATCGGCGATTTCCCGGTGGCCTTCGCCGTGGTCTCGGCCAACGATCAGGCCCATATGCGTGGGTTCCTGAACAACCTGCGGAACCACGGGTTCTTGCCCCAAGTGGTCGTCACCGATGGCTCGAACCTGTACCCCACCGTGTTGGCGGACCTGTGGCCCCACGCCCGTCACCAGCTGTGCGTGTTCCATGTCCTCAAGGACATCAATACCCATGTCTTCGATGCCCTGCGACGGCTCCGACGCGCGCTCGCCCGAAAAGGGGGACGGAAGCGACGTCGGGGCCGGCCGAGCAAGGCCCAGAAACAGGCCCGGGCACGCCGCGGGAAGACCAAGACGGAGCAAGGGCACTTCGTGTGGAAGCATCGGCACCTGATCGTGACCCGACCCGAACATCTGGATGGGCGACAACGCCGCTGGCTCAGCCAGATGTTCGGTTACCTGCCCGCGCTGCGGGCGCTCCGCGCGTTCGCGCTTCGGATCTATCGGCTGTTCGACCCCGAGCAAAGCCCTCATCAAGCGCGGTGCCGTCGGGCGGCTCTGGTCCGAGACGCACAGTACCAATCCGATCCCGACCTGTCCTCGGCGTTGGAACTGCTGAGCGCCGAGAAGTTCGACAAGATGATGGCGTTCCTGCACAGCCCCCACGCTCGACGGGTTCGGACCAATAACCACGTGGAGCGCACCAATCGGCGCCTCCGATACTTGGAAAAGGTGCGGTACAAATGGCGTCGGCGAAGGACCATCGTCCGGTTCATCGTCCTGGCCCTGGATCGCTGGCACCAACAACGCTTGACCCAAAAACAAACCGCGGTCACGCCGGATACACAGTCGAAGGGTGTGGAGACCAGAAAGCCGGCATCATGA